A genomic segment from Nicotiana tabacum cultivar K326 chromosome 7, ASM71507v2, whole genome shotgun sequence encodes:
- the LOC107765667 gene encoding phylloplanin-like, with amino-acid sequence MALANIFLVSLMVALIATPVAVAQLGGLLNGLLGSIRIDGVLFCSLNGIINGTTTPVFPNASVQLRCGAGNVVSSTTTNGSGVFSLVLDPLQNILSSILSNCSLVVATPLSTCNASLPSIGLLQSPLQLVGKTLVGLLSVVNLGATGFQLLPNLI; translated from the exons ATGGCTTTAGCAAATATTTTCTTGGTTTCTCTTATGGTTGCATTAATTGCAACCCCTGTTGCAGTAGCCCAACTAGGAGGACTTCTCAATGGCCTTCTTGGTTCAATACGTATAGATGGGGTTCTATTTTGCAGCCTTAACGGTATCATCAATGGAACTACCACCCCAGTTTTCCCTA ACGCATCAGTGCAACTGCGGTGTGGAGCAGGAAATGTAGTATCAAGTACTACAACGAATGGATCAGGAGTGTTTTCCCTCGTGTTGGATCCCCTTCAAAATATTTTGTCATCGATACTATCCAACTGCAGTCTAGTGGTTGCAACTCCACTCTCAACATGTAACGCGAGCTTACCATCTATCGGGCTTTTGCAGTCACCATTGCAGCTTGTTGGGAAAACCCTAGTTGGCCTTCTTAGTGTTGTTAATTTAGGTGCTACTGGTTTTCAGCTTCTTCCTAATCTCATTTGA